In Saccharomyces paradoxus chromosome VIII, complete sequence, the genomic window AAAATTTCATGGCTCAAGGCAAATACTAACGTAGGGGCTTACGAGCCTAATGCCGAAACTTTTGGCCATGTTCACATGTGAACAGTACCAAGAAACTTGTATCTGGAACAAATGAGAAGTATAAATCAAGCCTGATCTACGAAACATTGCTGTATGGTACATAATCTTGAGTTAGCGGTTTTATTATCCTCCAGCCTATTGTTTCAATGTGGGGGGAAGAGGAATAACCTGTTACCCGAAATTTAAAAAACAACGCTCTGAAAATCAGTCAATAAGAAAAGGCTATAGGCATAATAAGCACAGTTTTTATTTAAGTTGAAACTAGAGTGACCGAACGCTAATGAGGCTGTTCTTTGTTTTAGTACTaccaatttcaattttttatctttatatttttggtATTCGTCATCGTAGAACACTTTAGATGCATGAACACAAAGCGGAGCTACGGCTGATAACCGTTGCACTTAATGAGGCATCCACCGATTCCCCCTCTTTTAGAGCTTCAGTTAATTATTTCCATACCAGAATGGAGTCCCTGAGTGGTTGGATGCACGGCACTGTGGATTATGTGGAAAATACGTATAAACCTTCGTTTCAAGACTTCCAAAGAATAAAGGAAACGCTATTTTCACAGCTGCTCCCTTCTCCAATATTACTTTCTAATGGATTTGTCAGTAACCAACCATATACTCCCTTGCTTGTAAGAGACTTTACTAGAGATATCAGCGATCTTTCAAACACGGTTATGAAAATAATTTTAGGTGACGAAAACTCTCAGTACACGACGGCATTGTCAGCCTTAAGTTCGGATGCTATCAACCCTTATTTTAGCAAGAGAAAAACTTTTGAATACTACCAAAGGAAGTACGATTCATTTGTGACAGACTTTTTGGCCACTAATACTGATGGCAATATTTTAAGCCCACAAAATCTTCAGAATGAAACATTTAAGTTATTTGATATTAAACACAAATATGTAGAAGCTTCATTAGATTTAACTGAAGCTATATCATTAATGAAGGTCAATTTGGATAAATTTCTCATAGAGACAATAGACATTGTGCGCAAAAACAACGTTATTACTACCAAAGATACCAAGGACGTCATCGATATTACTCCTGAGCTTACGGAAACATTGAAAGATTGGACTGATTGGATAGAAAGTAACCTTCAAACTTTACAAGCCTTATCATCCAAGCTATCTGAAGCTAAATATGCCATCCTCAAACTTAGCTTGGCAAGATTGAAGCCATCTCGTTTGGTACAAGAttatgatttgaaaaacataCAAAATTTGAAGTTTAACCCTCCAAAATCGATAAGTGATAAAAATATCCCCGAGGAAAAGGGGCTATCAGGTTGGTTGTACATGAAAACTACCGTTGGTCATGATCCTAAAAGAGTTGTGTGGGTAAGAAGATGGTGCTTTTTACAGAATAACGTTTTTGGAGTTTTTTCGCTCTCGCCTAGCAAAACCTatgttgaagaaactgATAAATTTGGTATACTATGGATCACTGTAGAATATTTGCCAAAAGAATCTAGAAATTTCTGTTTCAAATTGAGGATTCAAAATCCTAATTGCAAaacaaatgaagaaaatacatATATGGATATCGTCCTACAAGCTGAAAATATTGGCGAGTTAAAATCATGGATAAACACCTTGAACTTCCATAAAGCATTTGCATCGTCgataaaggaagaaaacgaTCCTCGTTATCAATTAGcgaggaaaaaaattgaaccTCAATTTTTCGAGTTTGCTTCAAGTAGCACAACCTCAACAGATAAATTATTGACTTCCTTTTCGAGTAATACTCTGACATTGGTAGAAgagctaaaaaaaaattatatgtCGGAGGATGATATATATTCTATCATTGATAATAAGGCATACCACTTAAGAGTGATATCTACACCGATAGCCACACAATTGACTCATTTGGCTTTATTCTCGACATTTTTATCTGTATCAAATTATTATCCGTGCGCTACCCATGCAAACACATGGGGCACAGCAAATTGGAATGATTTGTCTTATTTAGTCAATCCGCTTGAAGGAAGTTCATTACACAAGCCAACCACAGTATCAAGTACTTCTAGATTTTCCGTTAGCTACCCTGACTATTATCCATATAGTTTAAAAGTCGATGATATACAGTTTAGATCGATTTTCTTCTCAGTGAATTATGATTTTTTACAGGTCCCAAATGAGCTGGTTCTTTTAAGATATTCATCCGTGTGGTGTCCAAACAATAAACAAAAGTTTGCATCTATGGCTTTTGTCACTCTTAACCACATTTACGTCtatttaaatatttcagGTTTTTCATATTTGAGAAGAATAGATTTACTAGATATTGACTCAATTGAATATGATAAGAGCCCCAAACATGTTTCTTCAAGAATGCTGCACATGCAAAGAGGTGATGGGATTAGGTTCAATATGTCCGTATTTTTTACAGATCGAAGGGCAGTTGCCTCAAAATTACAGTTTCTGATAGAAAATAAGGCAATGCATATCCCAAAGGGCGAAAAGGAGGTTTTAGAAATATTCCAGAAGTTAGATGAAGAGATTGATAATGAGAAGAAACTTATCAAGAATAATTTGTCAGAATCAGAGCTCCATTCAAAAGATTACCATCTCTTGAAGAGCACGTATGATCGTCACTTTGAAAATACTAACGAAACACCGATGGAACTGATGAGCAGAAAAGTCCGTCTAGAAAAGGAAGCCTGGTGCTATTTTCAAGACAATTTTAAAGTCGGAAGTAAGACGCTATTCCACATTCTTTTTGGAGACAAATCTCGAATTTTTCCCGGTTCACTATTTCTTTGTAAAAAGGGCAGTAACTTGAATAACAATTCATACTGGGAGCGCATTAGACGCGCAAAAGAGGATACCAGTTGTCAATTTGAACTTGCTCGTAAGTTACAATTCCAATTAAACCGGACCTCtaattttatcaaagatCTGTTATGGTTGAAGGACGACAATGACAACTTCAAGTTAGTTCTCGAGCAACGCGTGACAAAGATAAAACAAAGTTATTATTATGAGGTGGATGAAGGTCCCTTTATTGTGAAATTTCCCCTATGCCACCCTTTACTCATCCGTGTAAAGTTCATAATTGCAGAATGTATCACCTCTCAAGGAGGATCtctaaaaaaatgtgaCCTGACAATTCTGTATACCTTCAAGTATGTTGAGTCTATTGATAAACTGGATACAAAAGTTGAAAAGTTATGGCTTTTTGAAAGTATACATCTTAACTGGGCATTGAGATATTGTAAACTTGAGCATTCtgaaattatcaaaaagacCAGGGAAtatctaaaaaaattcaatgatAGAGAAAAGATGAGTAACGTCATTAAGTTGTGCGGGTTCCTTGGTGTTTTACCAAAGGAAAGAATAGAAGGTGATAAAAAGGCCGGCGATTTTATGCAACCTGTATATATCAATTATGATTTTCTAtctctttcaaagattctTATCAAATTGGCCGTTTTCTATTTAAGCAGCGTTACCATCAAGACAACGAGAGTTTTATTGGCAATAGTAATGGTAATCTTCAAATGTTTTACAAAAGTTAATAAAACTTTGTATTATGGTCTTTTGATATCTGCATTAACCAATCTGTTCTTTGTTGGTAAATCCATTCATTCATATTTCTCAGTAAAGTCCGCAGAAAATCTGTTCCAGAACTATGCTAATGGTGATCAACGAGGGCTTCAAATCATGCATCGGTCCTTGACAGTGCCTGATTTGAACTTACtaacaaaaaagatgatGGATAACGATCAAGCCAATCCAGTATTCAAGAGATTTGACgaagataaaaatgcaTACCAGTACAAAGGAACAAGGCAAGAAATTGCAATTAAACGAAATCAAGTGCTGACGGAATTAAAGATTCTACAAAATACGGAAAAGGAGCTCGTACAAGGAAGTTACAGGAAGTTCCTAATAACAGAAAGAGACAAATGCTTTACCACACAGAATGAAATGCCTGATTTGTGGATAAACGATACTAAATTACAAGATTATTGTATGGCATGTTTTGCAGAGTACGACAGATTGTCTGCCATTCCTGTTTGAATAATGTGTAATATATTTTCGTTCTTCAACAACCATAAGAATATGTCTGATCCAATGTAGTTGGAGAATCTTTTTTATGTATCTTGATTCATGATTATGTTATATAATATAGCATTTTATAATTGTGATGTTAGCCCTAAGTACTTTTTTCCTCCCCCTTTCCgggtttcttttttctcatctttttctttttttggagTTTCGCGAAGTATATAAGAGGCCATGAACACATAGAAAAGTATCCATCAGAAATTCATCATTTCAGTTTTGCGTAGCTTAGAAACCAACATCGACATCGATGCTTTGAACGATAGCTTAGTTTGTTAGTCTATCTGCCAAGTGAATAGAGGAAGTTTGCAACAGTAGGTTTACTGTTCTGGTTTCCTTGTACACTTGTGATGcgcaatattttttgtctGCCAATAATATGGTCCTGTTTATTTGTTATATGATGATAACCTTCTCAGCTCACTCAGATCTTTTGATATgattgataaaattttcctATCCAACATTCATCAATTTATCTGACCAAACAATAAACTTAGTGCTATATAATTCCGCAGCCAATCCTCTTGAATAACCCTTCTTTTATATCTTACATGAAGCTTAAACACGATACATGTACCCAGTTTTCATCTCGATCTGGTTCGCTGTGAAATTTCACTACGACGTTGTTTTTGAAGTAGGATTTTTGCCAGTACGACATTTCATAATTCGTGTACAGGCCGTGATATTCGTCTAATTTGTTCAACCACTTGAAGCTCCATAACTTTGTTTTGTGATCAACTATTCTAGAGGAATCATCGAAAAATTCTTCTACTATGGCATCTTGGACTTTTCTGCGGTCATATTCATATATTTCACTGAAtcccttcttttccaataGATTTATTAGATCGGACAATAGCTCGATTCCATGGATAACGTATTTTAGCGAATTATCCTTCTTTGAAATGGCTATTTTTCGCAGCTTGTTTAACCTTCCTAAGGATTCTAGTACTGTTTCATGGTTCCcagcaagaaaaaactttaaaagAACCAATGCCTCGTGAACCATATAATGCCTTGAATTGTGTGTTTTGATACtttgttccttttctaaGCGATTTGCCTTCTCTGCATTTATGACATCATTCATCCATTCCTCATTATCCTGCAGTTCATTTTCTGTGTCGTTTTCTGTCTTGATATAATTGCCATCTTTGTCGAATACCCCATGttctatttcatcttctataTTAAATGGTTCTATATTCacacctttttcttcttcttggcTCTCTGTATTTCCAATTTGATAATCTAAGTCGGCCAAGTTCTCTTTCTTAAATTCTGCAATATTTAAAAGCTGGattttcgattttttccGACTTTTATGGTCTTTGATGAGATCGTCATTATCTGACAGAAACATATCTTCGTCCCCcttcccatttttttcattggacttttcttccatttcctCCTCACTATTTTCATTACCTGTAGAGTGTTCGATGCTGGAGTCAGAATCATACTCTACTCTGTTTagctcttcttcttcgtatCTCCTACTTTCATTGTGGAACTTATCGTTAAGCTTTTCATCATGTTCAAGTTGatcactttttcttttcagttttgAACTGCTCGAGTCTTGCGTATATTCCATAGCCCTCTACAGACAGTTTAATGTAGTTAGGTATTTTTATCAGTTTGAGTTTTCCTTCGTTCTCTTAAAAGCAGCTCAGCATGGTCATTCCAGTTTGTTCGGGAAGCCTGATGCGCTTCTTTTAATCTTGTCAGAAACTTACCCATTAAATGGTCAAAATCGACTATTAGGGTataaatggaagaaaaacagGACTATATTGGCAAGAATGGAAAGGAAGGGACAGTAATTCGTATTTGTCTACTCAGACAACGTAAGGACTTATTATGTTGCTATTGAATGTTTATTGTGATGAGTGAAAGTGCCCTTCAGTTGATGGGGCAGGTTATGCTCATCCAAAGGGCATTTTGGAATTTGTCCACTTGTGtagtcttttctttgataaacCAGTATTGTTGAACCTCgtctttcttcaacttcaCCGCTCAATATTCGGCGGCTAATTCCCGCTATACTAAATAAAATCTATCATTGGcataagaaaacaagatTGCTGAAGTAAAGAACATACAGCAAGTTGGAGAGCATGTCTTtcgaggaagaagaaaaaaataaggtCACATGCACGCAAGACTTTCTTCGTCAATATTTTGTATCTGAAAGCGTTAGCATTCAATTTGGGTTAAATAACAAGACTGTGAAAAGGATAAATgaggatgaatttgatAAGGCAATAAATTGCATTATGGCATGGACAAGATATCCTGAGGCAGTAGTAAAACGAACAGCTTCGACTTATCTTTTAAGTGATTCCTGCAAGAAATCTACGACGCTATCTCTCCCGTTTGTCTTAGACGATGCATTATGTATTCCGAAGGGAGTGGAAagcaataataatgatactAGTCTTTTGTACAGCGACACCTTATACGGTGATGATTCTTTAATACGGAGGAATGAGCAAGTAAGGGATGAACTAGAGGAAGAGTTAAGTTTCACATTACTACGAAGTGAAGTAAATGAAATCAAACCCATATCTTCGTCCAGTACCCCACAAATACTGCAATCAGATTATTCTGCGGTGATGCAAGAAACACAGGCTTCAAACGGAAGCATATTTCAGTTTAGTAGCCCctaatatttatttttcgaGACCTTAGGACAAGCCATTTGTCACGTTTATTATTCTCTCCTtcatacatacatacatacatacatactAGTTACATTCCTCGTTAAGAGTAtgatttattattattattattattgttattattattattattattaatattattaatttttgttatcaatgtttattattattgttattacaCATAAAGAGTAAAATCACATTacccatattttttttcatagtAGATCACTGTCACCATCTTCATTGGCTTGTTTAGTGCTATTTTCTAAATTCAATAAtctcttcttcaactcTAACACTTCACTTTTCAAGTTATCTCTTTCTTGATTAGTGATAAAGAGTTCCGCCTTCAGGTCATTTATTTTAATGTTGAACTGATTTTCTCTTATAGTGTTGCTATTTTTTACATCATTGGAACTCTCCCCGGTGCTTTTAAAACcattttctgaatttttaCTACAGATgctgtttttgaatttcaattcATCTAACTCGTCAATCAACTTTTTATTCAAGCTCTTGTACTTCTCTAGCTCTCTTTGCGAAACCATTAGTGCCTTACTTGCGCTGTCCATAGAATTGATGCTTTCTTTGTAGTCattctgtatttttttgatttcgTTCTCTTTTACCAATACATCTTGACTTAATGAGCTGTGTTCCATTTTTAAAGCATGGTATTCAGAAgacaatttttctttcgaaATTGTTAGCTCTTGACttttttccaacaaatcATCCAACCTATTTGTTAGTTTGTTGATCACCACACGGTGGTGACGACTTTGGTCACCATAGGGTTCGTTGACAGAATTTTCACCATTTTCGTCCGAGACGgatatcaaagaagaagaggatgcAAGAAACGAAGAGCTGGccttattttctttccaatgGCTGATCAATGAGCCTAGTTGTGATGAGTAATTAGAAACCTGATTGATAATATCTTCGTTGTGCTGTTTGCTCTCATTTTTCAACCGTTCATTTTCCCTAATCAAGTTTTCATGTTCTATCTGCAATTCCtcaagtttttctttgtaatcAGGCTCTAGTTCTAAGGATTtcattctttcattttgatattGCACAACTTCGTTTAGATTTTCTATATCTAAGAATTTGCTGTTCACTAAATTTTCTAGCTCATTAACTTTATCTTCCAAAGAGTGATTATCTGCTTCTAATATTTCACATTTTGATTGCAGTCTGACAGAATCCAATTCATCTATTTCTTTGTTTGTCCCAGTGTTCCTCTGGGATTTTAACTGCCATAGCTCCGTCTCTAGTTCCTTTATGTGTGCTCCGGCTTCAAGTGCCTTTTCATGTGTCAgttctttcaaactttGTAATTCCGATCTCAATTTCTCAAATAATGCTCTATCCACGACCTCAGTAGTAACATCTCTATTTACAGAAACGTCAGCTTTTTCACCTTTCATATCAGATGGAACGTCTCTCATTGAGGGCATATTTTTCTCATCACTTGCTCCAATATCATGACTCGCGGCAtcgattttctttatcgtGATATCTACAGGCTCAGATAGTTTGTCGATCTCCGTATTGTTCTGCGATAACTCTGAAGATTCGTTATAATGCTTTATTTTGAACTGATCTTTTGATGGTGAGCTGGCCATTTGGGCCACACCAATTTCATCGTCTTCGTCAACAACGCCGCCTTCCTCTTCGACCTTGGCCATCAAAGATGTGCTTAACTTGTTCTCACTCATCTCTTCGTTGAAAGCAGTTGTAGAATCTGTTTTTTCATCCGTGCCGGGGTAAAGTTTCGTTTCTTCTACATTTCCATTTTGAGGCGTTTTTATGTCATTACTTGAAAGCGTCTCTACAATTGGGGAGGAGTTGttctttatttgttttgatgGGGTAAGGCTGTCACCATAAGTTGAAGATGGGATTCGCTGATTTCCAATTGTTGGATCGATAGTTTCAGTCAGATCAGTTTCTTTCTGGATATTTGGGGTATCAAATGGCTTGTTGGAAGTTGTTTTCATAACAGGTGTCTGTGAGCTTTCAGAAGGGACATATGGAGTCAAAATGTTAGGCTCAGTAATTAGGTGAGACTCAGAATTTACTGGAGGATTCTGATTTTGATGTTCTGTTAAAACATCTCGATTGTGCATCTCTCTGTTGACATGATCAGCTTCCGGAAAAGCTTCTGGTGCAGGCGATGGAGCGAAAGCTGGAGGAGCTGCTGAACTTGAAATGTTCATATTCCTGTTTTTATGAGAGGTTGGGGTAACGGGCGTCGCCAGGTCAAGGCTACCATTTCTCTGAACAGCAGTCTCACTTGGAACATCCATTATGCCTGGACAAAGGTCTTTTATGCGGGCCAAGTCTAACGTATAAACAATCGTACCTCTTTGCATATCAATATCAGAAGTGTGCAGGTCGGATTCCTCAACTCTAGCATAATCAAATTTATCACCTCCCATAATCAaaactttatcattttttaatagTGTTAGAGAATGCCCAGAACGACCTTGCGGGATTCCCGCCGTAAATACAGGTAACTTAAACCATTTGCGCGATTTCAAGTTTAGGAAATACACGGAGTTCAAATAAGCATCATGCTCATCTTTTCCGCCTACTACGCACATTAAATCATTGTAGACTACGGTAGCATGTTCTTGAACTGGAGGAGGTTTCTCACCTGTGGTATTAATGATAAACCAATCGTTTATTGCAGGGTCGTACATAAACACATCATTTACTAAACCTTGTAAGGTGTCGCCACCAAATACCCATAATTTGGAATCATATGATATCATGGTAAAATTGGTGATAGGTGGCGGCGTGAAAGATTTCGGCTTCAAAAATTCCCAATGTGAATCCGGCCTTctaaaagaagataagTCGTAAACAGCTAGGTCATTGAAGTAAGTGTCATCAAATTGACCACCGAAGACGtataattttgttttcatttgaGTTGTGGCaataattgaaattttatggCCGTATCTACCCAATGGACGTGGTCCCACAGGTGCTGGGACTGTCCATTTGTAGGAATTAATATTCAAAAGGTATATGTCATCGTCCATTAAACCTTCCTTATTAACTTTATGTGTGTCACCACCAAACACAACAAACGCATTTCCACATAGGACAGCAGCGTGGCCTACCCTTGGTGGTGGCGTAGCTTCACTTATGTCTATTGTAGTGGTGGAAAATCTGGTAGCATTATCAAAGGCTGTTAATATCCATGTATCGCCGTACACAGATTGGTCATGAAGTCCTCCAATGACATATATCTGGTTCTTGTCTGTAACATATGCCGAGGCAACATGTCTATAACGAGGGAAAGGTGAATTCTGTAACTTGATTCTATTCCACACAGTATATTCTCTCTGTTTTGAAAGCTGTTTATGGAGAGTAGTAGACGGCCCTGACACATTTCGTTGTTGCGGTGGTACTGCACTCGGTTGGATTCTTGATTCCGATTGTTGTTTTCTGGCAAACATAGGGGGTGAACTGGTTTTATTAACGTTTGGGTGGTAACCTTGTGAGAATTGACGTCCTTTCTGAGGAGTTTCCtgttttgtaaaaaatttttcatttgaaaGAGTTGACAGCGAAGCTTCTCTAGATTGGTCAGAGATAGAAGCATCAGAAGGTGTCTTTCCATGTTTCTTGTGAGTGAACTTCTTGGCGAAGCTGAATCCGGCCATGTTTGAATTATTTCCTGGGTGCAAATTGAAGCAAACGGGCTCTAATTTCTCCTGAAAAATTACTGTGAATTTGTTAATTAGTGTAAATACCACGAATTAAGCAaaacaatttctttatagAATGAGCCCTGTTGCTTTTCTATGTCTTATTGTTCCATATTTTAAAGGAATGCTTGCTTGTAGTCTACTATCAACAACCGCGTCGCCAAATCCCCAGAAGACGTGCCGCGTGATTCCAAAGGTGATGAAGGGTTCAAGTTGTAAATTCAATGTGATAAGTAAAGATAAAGGCTAATATTAGCTGTGCTTTCCTCAATTACCACTGCGTGGATCCGAGTATAATTAAATATATCTCGTAGGGCACTGATATGAATAAATTTGACGAGTTTATAGAGTCCAATGAGAAGGATTTGGATGTGGATACCAGTACCCGAAATAGTATAATATCGATGTCGCCTGTGGGGAAGACTCGATCAAAGTTTCGTTCTTCTAGTTCCAATGGATA contains:
- the LAM1 gene encoding Lam1p (Mitochondrial protein~similar to YHR155W); the protein is MHEHKAELRLITVALNEASTDSPSFRASVNYFHTRMESLSGWMHGTVDYVENTYKPSFQDFQRIKETLFSQLLPSPILLSNGFVSNQPYTPLLVRDFTRDISDLSNTVMKIILGDENSQYTTALSALSSDAINPYFSKRKTFEYYQRKYDSFVTDFLATNTDGNILSPQNLQNETFKLFDIKHKYVEASLDLTEAISLMKVNLDKFLIETIDIVRKNNVITTKDTKDVIDITPELTETLKDWTDWIESNLQTLQALSSKLSEAKYAILKLSLARLKPSRLVQDYDLKNIQNLKFNPPKSISDKNIPEEKGLSGWLYMKTTVGHDPKRVVWVRRWCFLQNNVFGVFSLSPSKTYVEETDKFGILWITVEYLPKESRNFCFKLRIQNPNCKTNEENTYMDIVLQAENIGELKSWINTLNFHKAFASSIKEENDPRYQLARKKIEPQFFEFASSSTTSTDKLLTSFSSNTLTLVEELKKNYMSEDDIYSIIDNKAYHLRVISTPIATQLTHLALFSTFLSVSNYYPCATHANTWGTANWNDLSYLVNPLEGSSLHKPTTVSSTSRFSVSYPDYYPYSLKVDDIQFRSIFFSVNYDFLQVPNELVLLRYSSVWCPNNKQKFASMAFVTLNHIYVYLNISGFSYLRRIDLLDIDSIEYDKSPKHVSSRMLHMQRGDGIRFNMSVFFTDRRAVASKLQFLIENKAMHIPKGEKEVLEIFQKLDEEIDNEKKLIKNNLSESELHSKDYHLLKSTYDRHFENTNETPMELMSRKVRLEKEAWCYFQDNFKVGSKTLFHILFGDKSRIFPGSLFLCKKGSNLNNNSYWERIRRAKEDTSCQFELARKLQFQLNRTSNFIKDLLWLKDDNDNFKLVLEQRVTKIKQSYYYEVDEGPFIVKFPLCHPLLIRVKFIIAECITSQGGSLKKCDLTILYTFKYVESIDKLDTKVEKLWLFESIHLNWALRYCKLEHSEIIKKTREYLKKFNDREKMSNVIKLCGFLGVLPKERIEGDKKAGDFMQPVYINYDFLSLSKILIKLAVFYLSSVTIKTTRVLLAIVMVIFKCFTKVNKTLYYGLLISALTNLFFVGKSIHSYFSVKSAENLFQNYANGDQRGLQIMHRSLTVPDLNLLTKKMMDNDQANPVFKRFDEDKNAYQYKGTRQEIAIKRNQVLTELKILQNTEKELVQGSYRKFLITERDKCFTTQNEMPDLWINDTKLQDYCMACFAEYDRLSAIPV
- the LIN1 gene encoding U5 snRNP complex subunit LIN1 (Non-essential component of U5 snRNP~similar to YHR156C) gives rise to the protein MEYTQDSSSSKLKRKSDQLEHDEKLNDKFHNESRRYEEEELNRVEYDSDSSIEHSTGNENSEEEMEEKSNEKNGKGDEDMFLSDNDDLIKDHKSRKKSKIQLLNIAEFKKENLADLDYQIGNTESQEEEKGVNIEPFNIEDEIEHGVFDKDGNYIKTENDTENELQDNEEWMNDVINAEKANRLEKEQSIKTHNSRHYMVHEALVLLKFFLAGNHETVLESLGRLNKLRKIAISKKDNSLKYVIHGIELLSDLINLLEKKGFSEIYEYDRRKVQDAIVEEFFDDSSRIVDHKTKLWSFKWLNKLDEYHGLYTNYEMSYWQKSYFKNNVVVKFHSEPDRDENWVHVSCLSFM
- the REC104 gene encoding Rec104p (Protein involved in early stages of meiotic recombination~similar to YHR157W); the protein is MSFEEEEKNKVTCTQDFLRQYFVSESVSIQFGLNNKTVKRINEDEFDKAINCIMAWTRYPEAVVKRTASTYLLSDSCKKSTTLSLPFVLDDALCIPKGVESNNNDTSLLYSDTLYGDDSLIRRNEQVRDELEEELSFTLLRSEVNEIKPISSSSTPQILQSDYSAVMQETQASNGSIFQFSSP
- the KEL1 gene encoding Kel1p (Protein required for proper cell fusion and cell morphology~similar to YHR158C), with the protein product MAGFSFAKKFTHKKHGKTPSDASISDQSREASLSTLSNEKFFTKQETPQKGRQFSQGYHPNVNKTSSPPMFARKQQSESRIQPSAVPPQQRNVSGPSTTLHKQLSKQREYTVWNRIKLQNSPFPRYRHVASAYVTDKNQIYVIGGLHDQSVYGDTWILTAFDNATRFSTTTIDISEATPPPRVGHAAVLCGNAFVVFGGDTHKVNKEGLMDDDIYLLNINSYKWTVPAPVGPRPLGRYGHKISIIATTQMKTKLYVFGGQFDDTYFNDLAVYDLSSFRRPDSHWEFLKPKSFTPPPITNFTMISYDSKLWVFGGDTLQGLVNDVFMYDPAINDWFIINTTGEKPPPVQEHATVVYNDLMCVVGGKDEHDAYLNSVYFLNLKSRKWFKLPVFTAGIPQGRSGHSLTLLKNDKVLIMGGDKFDYARVEESDLHTSDIDMQRGTIVYTLDLARIKDLCPGIMDVPSETAVQRNGSLDLATPVTPTSHKNRNMNISSSAAPPAFAPSPAPEAFPEADHVNREMHNRDVLTEHQNQNPPVNSESHLITEPNILTPYVPSESSQTPVMKTTSNKPFDTPNIQKETDLTETIDPTIGNQRIPSSTYGDSLTPSKQIKNNSSPIVETLSSNDIKTPQNGNVEETKLYPGTDEKTDSTTAFNEEMSENKLSTSLMAKVEEEGGVVDEDDEIGVAQMASSPSKDQFKIKHYNESSELSQNNTEIDKLSEPVDITIKKIDAASHDIGASDEKNMPSMRDVPSDMKGEKADVSVNRDVTTEVVDRALFEKLRSELQSLKELTHEKALEAGAHIKELETELWQLKSQRNTGTNKEIDELDSVRLQSKCEILEADNHSLEDKVNELENLVNSKFLDIENLNEVVQYQNERMKSLELEPDYKEKLEELQIEHENLIRENERLKNESKQHNEDIINQVSNYSSQLGSLISHWKENKASSSFLASSSSLISVSDENGENSVNEPYGDQSRHHRVVINKLTNRLDDLLEKSQELTISKEKLSSEYHALKMEHSSLSQDVLVKENEIKKIQNDYKESINSMDSASKALMVSQRELEKYKSLNKKLIDELDELKFKNSICSKNSENGFKSTGESSNDVKNSNTIRENQFNIKINDLKAELFITNQERDNLKSEVLELKKRLLNLENSTKQANEDGDSDLL